The genomic segment GGTCGTGACGGAGTCGAAATCCACCGCTCCCATGTTCACAACTCCTCCTTTCCCCGGTCCGCTCGTTCCACAGTTCACCCTGATCTTGAACCTCTGGAAACCGATATCCCACTCTGTTGATGTAGTGGGGTTGGAAATCGTGACGGGGCTTCCTGATGAGAGGCTGAAATACGCCCACGCCTCCTTGCTTGAGGCGTCTATCATGTGCTGGAAGACCGGTAAGGCCTCGACTTCCTCCTTCTCCTCAGCGCATCCACACAAAAGGACGAGGAAGAGTGGAAACGCTAAGGCCGGTTTGAAAACACCCTTTAACATCAGAAGCTGCCTCCTCTCCGTTTGATTTTGGGTTATCCCCAATTTGCCTAATCCAACTTAGTTAGTCTTGCCTAACTTGCAGGTTCAAAAAAATTTGCGGCTGGCCGAAGCCGGCCGCAAAGATAGACTAGAATATTCTTCCCACCTGATAGATAATCACGGCGACGAGCCACCCCAGAGCGAGCGAGTAACCTACAGCGAGCCCCGCCCACCTCCATCCGGCCTCACGCTTGATCACGGCTATGGTGGCGATGCACGGTATATAGATCAGGCTCATCACCATAAAGGCATAGGCCGAAAGCGGGTTGAAGCTATGTGCCAGTGCCGTCCTCAGATGCTCCTCCCCGCCGTAGAGGGTGCCGAGCGTTCCCACGACGACCTCCTTGGCCATTATCCCGAAGGTAAGGGCAACAGCAGCCTGCCAGAACCCAAATCCGGCCGGAGCCAGAAGCGGGGCGAGGATGTGTCCGAGCCTTCCTATCAAGCTCTGTGAGCTTCCGTACTCCACACCAGGCGGCAGGGAGGCCAGCAGCCATATCAGAATCACCCCTGCCAGGATCACCGTCCCCGCCTTTCTCAGGAACATGCTCGACCGCGTCCACATCAGAAATATCACGTTCTTCGGTGTCGGCATCCTGTAGGGCGGGAGCTCCATGATGAAGGGGGCGACCTCCTCCTTGAAGAAAAGGGATTTGAAGATGCGGGCGACCAGAACGGCGAGGACGATCCCCAGAAGATAGAGCGAGAAAACCACCAATCCCTGATGTCTCGCGAAGAACACGCCTGCGAATAGCATATAGATGGGCAGCCTCGCCGAACAGCTCATCAACGGGTTAACCAGTATGGTCAATATCCTGTCCTTCCTCGACTCGAGTATCCTGGTTCCCATGATGGCGGGCACGTTACAGCCGAAGCCCAGAAGCATCGGTATGAAGGATTTGCCGTGCAGCCCCAGCGCATGCATCACCCTGTCCATCACGAATGCCGCCCTCGCCATGTATCCCGAATCCTCCAGGAAGCCGAAGATCAAAAATAGGAGCATGATGTTGGGCAGGAAGACCAGAACGGAGCCGACGCCCGCTATCAGACCGTCGCCGATGAATGATCCGAGCCATCCCGGCGCCCCGATAGCCTCCAAGGCGGAGCTGCTCCAACCGCTGAGCCGTCCAAATCCGGCATCTATCAGATCCGCTATCGGGTTGCCGAGCTTGAAGACCAGTTGAAAGGAGAGCCACATGAAGAAGAGGAAGATCGGTATTCCCAGGAACCTGTTGGTCACGACCTTATCCACCCTGTCGGAGAAGGAGATCTTTCCTCCCAGGCTCGGCCTTCGTCTGACACACTCCCTGGCGAGCCCGTGGATAAATCCATATCGTCTCTCAGCGAGATACGTCTCCACATCTTCCCCGATCTTCTCCTCCACATCCTTCAGTATTTCGTCCACCCTCGCCTTCATCTCGCCTGGTATCAGCTCCTCCATATCGGGATCACCCTCAAGCAGCTTGGTGGCGGCGAAGCGTGGGGGATACGGGGTTTTGATCTGCGATATGATCTCTCCGATCTCCCCTATGA from the Candidatus Poribacteria bacterium genome contains:
- the feoB gene encoding ferrous iron transport protein B, coding for MNSITIALAGNPNSGKTTVFNALTGSHQRTGNWPGVTVERKEGEYQHGDTKVNVVDLPGTYGLSAYSIDEKIARDYLVTENPDVVVTIVDASNLERNLYLVIQLLELGQNVVVCLNMMDLARKSGMEIDHERLSELLGVPVVPTVAHKGEGIEELRRAVLEAAERRDLDQSSRTVNYGEELERIIGEIGEIISQIKTPYPPRFAATKLLEGDPDMEELIPGEMKARVDEILKDVEEKIGEDVETYLAERRYGFIHGLARECVRRRPSLGGKISFSDRVDKVVTNRFLGIPIFLFFMWLSFQLVFKLGNPIADLIDAGFGRLSGWSSSALEAIGAPGWLGSFIGDGLIAGVGSVLVFLPNIMLLFLIFGFLEDSGYMARAAFVMDRVMHALGLHGKSFIPMLLGFGCNVPAIMGTRILESRKDRILTILVNPLMSCSARLPIYMLFAGVFFARHQGLVVFSLYLLGIVLAVLVARIFKSLFFKEEVAPFIMELPPYRMPTPKNVIFLMWTRSSMFLRKAGTVILAGVILIWLLASLPPGVEYGSSQSLIGRLGHILAPLLAPAGFGFWQAAVALTFGIMAKEVVVGTLGTLYGGEEHLRTALAHSFNPLSAYAFMVMSLIYIPCIATIAVIKREAGWRWAGLAVGYSLALGWLVAVIIYQVGRIF
- a CDS encoding HmuY family protein, coding for MLKGVFKPALAFPLFLVLLCGCAEEKEEVEALPVFQHMIDASSKEAWAYFSLSSGSPVTISNPTTSTEWDIGFQRFKIRVNCGTSGPGKGGVVNMGAVDFDSVTTAPTEGYVVDEMLKWEHPGMPPIEYSGNPAMKDWYEMKGGMPPLLVSKKEVFVIRTADGKYAKMQILDYYDKEGRSGFITFKYAYQPDGTTNLKTK